The following are encoded in a window of Kitasatospora sp. NBC_01250 genomic DNA:
- a CDS encoding sensor histidine kinase, whose amino-acid sequence MKSSANRGGADSWADRLLAPGRGLLLAWWALAEAAVVLALTAAGLLLGAGLGCYLLRPSFDGLRRVATTARDRAERWGGVAIPAPYRALPPPRAGLRGRIQEGRALLDDPATLRDLWWSMTDPYVGAALASAPAALIGYGAFGAFVQPFVWRPIERAGGSNWYTAVHVHSTATALAAAAVGLALIAAGLLVGPPVLRLHARWTALLLAPSRSARLHQRVTHLADTRAEAVDTRAAELRRIERDLHDGAQARLVAVGMSLGNAEQLIGADPEAARELVVLAREASSKALEEMRNLVRGIHPPVLADRGIADAVRALALDALLDVEVRAQLAGRPTAPIESAAYFAVSELLANAAKHSGASRVDVVIGHRDGTLTVEVGDDGRGGADPALGTGLRGVGRRLAAFDGTLTVASPPGGPTTILLEIPCVLSSQKTSSSCGTDWSAP is encoded by the coding sequence GTGAAGAGTTCCGCGAACCGGGGTGGCGCCGACAGCTGGGCCGACCGCCTGCTCGCCCCCGGCCGGGGCCTGCTGCTCGCCTGGTGGGCACTGGCCGAGGCTGCTGTGGTGCTCGCCCTCACCGCGGCCGGTCTGCTGCTGGGCGCCGGCCTCGGCTGCTACCTGCTGCGGCCCTCCTTCGACGGGCTGCGCCGGGTGGCCACCACGGCCCGCGACCGCGCCGAGCGCTGGGGCGGCGTGGCGATCCCCGCGCCCTACCGTGCGCTGCCGCCGCCGCGGGCCGGGCTCCGGGGCCGGATCCAGGAGGGCCGGGCGCTGCTGGACGACCCGGCCACCCTGCGCGACCTGTGGTGGTCGATGACCGACCCCTACGTCGGGGCGGCGCTCGCGAGCGCGCCCGCCGCGCTGATCGGGTACGGCGCCTTCGGGGCCTTCGTCCAGCCCTTCGTCTGGCGGCCGATCGAGCGGGCCGGGGGCAGCAACTGGTACACCGCCGTCCACGTGCACTCCACCGCGACGGCGCTGGCCGCGGCGGCCGTCGGGCTCGCGCTGATCGCGGCCGGCCTGCTCGTCGGGCCGCCGGTCCTGCGGCTGCACGCCCGGTGGACCGCGCTGCTGCTGGCGCCCTCCCGCTCGGCGCGACTGCACCAGCGCGTCACGCACCTCGCCGACACCCGCGCCGAGGCGGTGGACACCCGGGCCGCCGAGCTGCGCCGGATCGAGCGCGACCTGCACGACGGCGCGCAGGCCCGACTGGTCGCCGTGGGCATGAGCCTCGGCAACGCCGAGCAGCTGATCGGCGCGGATCCCGAGGCGGCCCGGGAGCTGGTGGTGCTGGCCCGTGAGGCGTCGTCGAAGGCGCTGGAGGAGATGCGGAACCTGGTGCGCGGCATCCACCCGCCCGTCCTCGCCGACCGCGGGATCGCCGACGCCGTGCGCGCACTGGCCCTCGACGCGCTGCTGGACGTCGAGGTGCGGGCGCAGCTGGCGGGGCGGCCGACCGCGCCGATCGAGTCCGCCGCGTACTTCGCGGTCAGCGAGCTGCTCGCCAACGCGGCCAAGCACAGCGGCGCGAGCCGGGTGGACGTCGTGATCGGCCACCGGGACGGCACACTGACCGTCGAGGTCGGCGACGACGGCCGCGGTGGCGCCGACCCCGCCCTGGGCACCGGCCTGCGCGGCGTGGGGCGCCGACTGGCCGCCTTCGACGGCACCCTCACCGTGGCCAGCCCGCCTGGCGGCCCGACCACCATCCTCCTGGAGATCCCGTGCGTGTTGTCCTCGCAGAAGACCTCTTCATCCTGCGGGACGGACTGGTCCGCACCCTGA
- a CDS encoding response regulator transcription factor, whose protein sequence is MRVVLAEDLFILRDGLVRTLTGHGFDVVASVDNGPSLRKALIDHRPDIAVVDVRLPPSCTDEGLQVALEARRRTPGLPVLVLSQYVEQLYARELLADGAGAVGYLLKDRVSHIGQFVDAVTRVAAGGTVMDPHVIAKLLTRGDARGRTAALSPREREVLELMAEGRSNAAVGQRLGITMSAVTKHTGAIFDKLGLPPSDDDNRRVLAVLAYLNR, encoded by the coding sequence GTGCGTGTTGTCCTCGCAGAAGACCTCTTCATCCTGCGGGACGGACTGGTCCGCACCCTGACCGGGCACGGCTTCGACGTCGTGGCGTCCGTGGACAACGGGCCGTCGCTGCGCAAGGCGCTGATCGACCACCGGCCGGACATCGCGGTCGTCGACGTCCGGCTGCCGCCGTCCTGCACCGACGAAGGGCTGCAGGTCGCCCTCGAAGCGCGCCGCCGCACGCCCGGCCTCCCGGTGCTGGTGCTCTCGCAGTACGTGGAGCAGCTCTACGCCCGCGAGTTGCTGGCCGACGGCGCCGGCGCGGTCGGCTACCTGCTCAAGGACCGGGTCTCGCACATCGGCCAGTTCGTCGACGCGGTCACCCGGGTCGCCGCCGGGGGCACGGTGATGGACCCGCACGTCATCGCGAAGCTCCTGACCCGCGGCGACGCCCGGGGCCGCACCGCCGCACTCAGCCCGCGCGAGCGCGAGGTGCTCGAACTCATGGCGGAGGGCCGCTCGAACGCGGCGGTCGGCCAGCGGCTGGGCATCACGATGAGCGCGGTGACCAAGCACACCGGCGCCATCTTCGACAAGCTCGGGCTGCCGCCCTCCGACGACGACAACCGCCGGGTGCTCGCCGTCCTGGCGTACCTCAACCGCTGA